The Leucobacter viscericola sequence TCTGCAGCACGTCTCGGGGTACTCCGGCCTCCCACAGCGCTTCGACCATGACAGCACCGGATCGGGCAGCCCGGGTCGCGGGCTTGATGATGACGCTGGATCCCGCCGCGAGCGCTGCGAGGGCGCCCCCGGCAGGAATAGCAACGGGGAAGTTCCACGGCGGAATCACCGCGGTGAGGTTCTGCGGCACAAACTCAGCACCGTCGACCTGTTCAAGCGCCTGGCCGAGTGCGGCGTAGAAGTGCGCGAAGTCGATGGCCTCTGAAACCTCGGGATCACCCTGGTCGAGGGTCTTGCCGCACTCCGACCCCATGACCTCAAGCAGTGCGGCTCGGCGTGCTTCCATCCGCTCGCCCGCGCGGTGCAGGATCCGCGCGCGTTCGTCGGCGCCGAGGGCCTGCCATCCGGCAGCCGCCGCGCGGCCGCGCTCAATTGCGGCTTCGAGGTTGGCCTCGCTCGTCACGAGCGCAGCCTCGACGGTCGCCTTGCCCAGCTGCGAGTTCACCATGCGGTCTGCGATACCGCGACCCCACTCGCGGTTGCCGGGCAGGTCAGGATCGGTGTCCGGTGTGTTCTCAAACCCGGTGATGCCCGCGGCTACCCTTGCAGCGACCCTGTCGTCGGCGCTGTCTGCCCGCGAAACGCGGCGATCCTGTGTGCGCTGCGGAGCGGGAACGCTGAAGTGCTCGGGATCGCCGTCGGCGGTGATGGCCTCAAGAGCGGCGAGCGAGGCGAGGAAGCGATCCTTCTCCCGCTCGAACAGCGCGGAGTTGTCGTTGAGCTCGAAGACGGCCGACATGAAGTTCTCGTGGCTTGCCCCCTCTTCGAGGCGGCGGATCAGGTAAGCGATCGCAACATCGAACTCCTGCGGGTGCACAACCGGCACGTAGAGCAGCAGCCCGCCGACCTCACGCCGCACGGCCTCGGCCTGACCCGTGGCCATGCCGAGCAGCATCTCGAACTCGATTCCGCTCTGGGCGCCGCGGGCCTTCGCGAGCAGCCAGGCCAGCGCGACATCGAAGAGGTTGTGACCGGCGACGCCGATCCTGACGTTCTGCACACGCTCGGGGTGCAGAGCGTAGTCAAGCACGGCCTTGTAACCCGTGTCAGACTCTTGCTTTGATCCCCAGGTCGCCGCCTCCCAGCCGTGGATTGTCGCCTCGACCAGCTCCATCGGCAGGTTCGCGCCCTTCACAACGCGTACCTTGATGGGCGCTCCGCCGCGCGCGACGCGGGCCGCCGACCACTCCTGCAGGCGCATCATCGCGCTGAGGGCGTCGGGCAGGTAGGCCTGCAGCACGATGCCAGCCTCAAGATCAAGAAACTCGGGGCGGTCAAGGATGCTCATGAACACGGCGAGCGTGAGGTCGAGGTCCTTGTACTCTTCCATGTCGAGGTTGATGAACTTGCGCGGCGACGCGGCAGCGGCCCGCTCGAAGAGGGGGAGAAGGTGCTGCTCGATCTCGACAACGGCCTCATCGAAGGCCCAGTGATTGTGCGGCGCAACGGTCGACGAGACCTTGATCGACACGTAATCGACGTCATCGCGAGAGAGGAGTTTGTGGGTGCCCTCGATGCGGCGCTCGGCCTCGGACTTGCCCAGGATTGCTTCGCCGAGCAGGTTGATGTTGAGGCTCACACCGTCGCGCTTGATCTTGGCGATGGCCGGGCCCAGTTTTGCATCGCTCGCGTCGATGATGAGGTGGCTGACGAGCTCGCGTAGCACCCGACGTGCCACCGGCACAACGACACCCGAGAGGGGTTTCGCGAGCGCACCACCGAGCGCCATGCCGCCTCGCATGTACGAGGGCAAAAACTTGGGGGTGAGCGGTGTGAGCTCACCGAGTCGCTTCGCTGCGACGCTGAGGTCTTCTGGACGCACCACACCGTCAACGAAGCCGACGGCAAAATCGAGGCCGTTCGGGTCGCGCAGCAGACCCGCGAGGCGTTCCGCCGAGGGGTCGGCTGGCACCTGCGCGGCCTCGGCGAGCCAGCGGCGTACGAGGGTGATTGCTTCATCCGCGAGTTGTTGGGGGCGGACGTCAGTTGTGGCCACGATTACCTCGCTCGTTCGGTTGTTCATGTCACCAGTTTCACTCGTTGCAAGAATGAAGTAAAGCGACAGTTTATGTGGGATAGTGTGAAGCAAAACTGCATGATTTGGGGTGCGATGTGCTTGAGATGAAACGGCTCCGTTTGCTCTGGGAGCTTGATACGCGGGGCACCGTCGCCGCGGTCGCCGAAGCGCTGCGTTACAGCCCCTCCGCTATTTCGCAGCAGCTGGCCCTGCTGGAGCGTGAAGCCGGTGTGCCGCTGCTTCATAAAGTCGGTCGAACTCTCGAACTCACCGCCGCCGCGCAGGCGCTCGTCGCAGAAACCCAGGAGCTGCTCGCGGGGCTTGAACGCGCTGAGGCGGCGCTGCATCGTGCGCACGCCGAGGTCTCCGGAACGGTGCGGCTGGCCGTGTTTCAGACGGCCCTGCTGGCGCTGTTGCCGCAGGTGCTCAGGCGGCTGCGTGCGACCCACCCGCACTTACGAGTCGAGATGGTGCAGCACGAACCCGAAGCCGGCCTCGAAGAGACGCGTGCCAGAGCGTTTGACCTCGTTGTGGCCGAGCAGTACCCGGGGCACTCGGCACCGCACTTTTCGGGGTTGGATC is a genomic window containing:
- a CDS encoding bifunctional proline dehydrogenase/L-glutamate gamma-semialdehyde dehydrogenase yields the protein MNNRTSEVIVATTDVRPQQLADEAITLVRRWLAEAAQVPADPSAERLAGLLRDPNGLDFAVGFVDGVVRPEDLSVAAKRLGELTPLTPKFLPSYMRGGMALGGALAKPLSGVVVPVARRVLRELVSHLIIDASDAKLGPAIAKIKRDGVSLNINLLGEAILGKSEAERRIEGTHKLLSRDDVDYVSIKVSSTVAPHNHWAFDEAVVEIEQHLLPLFERAAAASPRKFINLDMEEYKDLDLTLAVFMSILDRPEFLDLEAGIVLQAYLPDALSAMMRLQEWSAARVARGGAPIKVRVVKGANLPMELVEATIHGWEAATWGSKQESDTGYKAVLDYALHPERVQNVRIGVAGHNLFDVALAWLLAKARGAQSGIEFEMLLGMATGQAEAVRREVGGLLLYVPVVHPQEFDVAIAYLIRRLEEGASHENFMSAVFELNDNSALFEREKDRFLASLAALEAITADGDPEHFSVPAPQRTQDRRVSRADSADDRVAARVAAGITGFENTPDTDPDLPGNREWGRGIADRMVNSQLGKATVEAALVTSEANLEAAIERGRAAAAGWQALGADERARILHRAGERMEARRAALLEVMGSECGKTLDQGDPEVSEAIDFAHFYAALGQALEQVDGAEFVPQNLTAVIPPWNFPVAIPAGGALAALAAGSSVIIKPATRAARSGAVMVEALWEAGVPRDVLQMVQFADRALGSALVADPRIDRLILTGAYETAETFRGLRQDLPILAETSGKNAIIVTPNADFDLAARDVAQSAFGHAGQKCSAASLVILVGSVAQSKRFRGQLLDAVRSLNIGTPDQLTSQMGPMIAAPSGKLQRGLTTLEPGQTWMVKPGAVDSDHPLARDASGASKLWTPGVREGVRRGSEYHLTEYFGPILGIMTASTLDEAIDMVNEIDYGLTSGLHSLDRDELKLWLSRIEAGNLYVNRGITGAIVRRQPFGGWKKSAIGAGTKAGGPSYLFGLGSWTDAPVAADSRAPMPAAAPLLRAAQQAELPSESLEWLRAALGSDAAAWEQEFGVHRDASGLGIERNVLRYLPTQAVIRATADATPAHVVRAVAAGVAAGSSPVLSLPVALPQAVLTAFEAAGVAIHFEDDAAWSSRVAALAKRQGPTAGARVRIVGGESREEVVQATYEASGGKPDIAVYGGPVVSAGRVEMLPHLREQAVSITAHRFGTPNHLSDGVI
- a CDS encoding LysR family transcriptional regulator, encoding MLEMKRLRLLWELDTRGTVAAVAEALRYSPSAISQQLALLEREAGVPLLHKVGRTLELTAAAQALVAETQELLAGLERAEAALHRAHAEVSGTVRLAVFQTALLALLPQVLRRLRATHPHLRVEMVQHEPEAGLEETRARAFDLVVAEQYPGHSAPHFSGLDREPLIRDHIRLGLPPQGAGDPAFDAVERLQDAAELPWVMEPEGAASRHWALQQCRRAGFEPDVRYETADLQTHVRLIETGNAVALLPDLVHRGASHQLRLARLKGDPQRTVFTAARAASGMHPALEAVRHALHEEARALDQSR